A genomic segment from Candidatus Viadribacter manganicus encodes:
- a CDS encoding SIMPL domain-containing protein, whose protein sequence is MRSWIASLGALIVLIATPASAQVMEPLRPYDPAVVRVAGRAEVYLPPDEARIRLSYYAPGRTAAEATNEVSARTRALDTAVRAIDPQNVTVERTDVSVTPVMREGGDRRPDRINGYEASAGVTILVRDLAFLGRAVEVAVNSEPDAFNDVVFSLRDTARARRTAREAAITDAVDKARVYSEGAGHRLGRLLLVEEGANNMIAQSGNRAVFAARNAPSAEQAVMPPTIAPEPLLYTAEVSVVFEVGAALAAR, encoded by the coding sequence ATGAGATCCTGGATCGCCAGCCTCGGCGCTTTGATTGTTTTGATCGCCACGCCAGCGTCGGCGCAGGTCATGGAGCCTTTGCGACCCTACGATCCAGCGGTCGTTCGGGTGGCGGGTCGCGCGGAAGTCTATCTGCCTCCGGATGAAGCGCGCATTCGTCTGTCGTACTATGCACCTGGGCGTACGGCTGCTGAGGCAACCAACGAGGTTTCCGCGCGCACACGGGCTCTCGATACTGCGGTCCGCGCCATCGATCCACAGAATGTAACGGTCGAGCGCACCGATGTTTCGGTGACGCCGGTGATGCGCGAAGGAGGTGATCGTCGTCCCGATCGTATCAATGGATACGAAGCGAGCGCCGGTGTGACGATACTCGTGCGCGATCTGGCGTTTTTGGGGCGGGCCGTAGAAGTTGCAGTTAACTCGGAACCGGATGCGTTCAACGACGTTGTGTTTTCTCTTCGTGACACCGCTCGCGCGCGGCGCACTGCACGCGAAGCAGCCATCACTGACGCCGTCGACAAAGCGCGCGTCTATTCAGAGGGGGCCGGACATCGCCTCGGGCGACTGCTGTTAGTGGAAGAAGGTGCAAACAACATGATTGCTCAGAGCGGCAATCGCGCGGTGTTTGCGGCGCGCAACGCCCCGTCCGCCGAGCAGGCGGTCATGCCCCCGACAATCGCGCCCGAGCCCTTACTCTACACAGCTGAGGTTTCCGTCGTGTTCGAGGTCGGGGCTGCCTTGGCCGCGCGATAA
- a CDS encoding TetR/AcrR family transcriptional regulator: protein MSTRADILAAARQAFNEGGEAGLSLRDVAARVGLTPMAIYRHFENKQALLNALMMEGLEEWQRRIAAIKPCTPARWLIKTSDAYLDFALEDPRKFEAAFLLSSAASHRYPDIFLANRSPTVTLQLELVQRLVLGKRKAEDVLLTLFALSLGLVTLYRTGRIAGGEQKFKTLYKRAMKNSLLSLTASADD, encoded by the coding sequence ATGTCAACACGAGCCGATATTCTCGCTGCGGCGCGGCAAGCCTTCAATGAGGGCGGCGAAGCGGGGCTTTCGCTGCGAGACGTCGCTGCGCGCGTCGGCCTCACGCCGATGGCGATCTACCGCCACTTCGAAAACAAGCAGGCGCTGCTCAATGCGCTGATGATGGAGGGGCTGGAAGAGTGGCAGCGCCGCATCGCCGCAATCAAACCATGCACCCCAGCAAGATGGCTCATAAAGACAAGCGACGCCTACCTAGATTTTGCACTCGAAGATCCGCGAAAATTCGAGGCGGCGTTTTTGTTGTCGTCAGCAGCGTCGCATCGCTATCCAGATATCTTTCTTGCCAACCGATCACCCACAGTCACCTTGCAGCTTGAACTTGTGCAACGTCTTGTCCTTGGCAAACGAAAGGCCGAAGACGTGCTGCTCACACTCTTTGCCTTGTCTCTTGGTCTTGTAACGCTCTACCGCACAGGGCGCATCGCAGGCGGCGAGCAGAAGTTTAAAACCCTCTACAAGCGCGCCATGAAGAACAGCCTGCTCTCACTAACGGCGAGCGCAGACGATTAG
- a CDS encoding TVP38/TMEM64 family protein has product MRLLGFVNNIDKRRLRMVAIAAAIIITLIFVLVIGRLYFADDLMTFVNTTLGEARRTPFAVPVTIAVFSLMSYVGAPQILLIGACVIAFGPVQGFWLSWIATIVSGALNYAAGRLTRAAAQKHSGPNGRLTSFIGRNGFLASLVVRLVPSAPFVVVNMAFGAARVGFAAFLGGLAIGVLPKTALIAFAGESVINALKGDLASAAFMAVAAIVGWLIVMALVRRFIRQRQDAA; this is encoded by the coding sequence GTGCGTTTGCTCGGCTTCGTAAATAACATCGATAAGCGCCGCTTGCGCATGGTCGCGATTGCGGCCGCCATTATCATCACTCTGATCTTTGTGCTCGTGATCGGGCGCCTCTACTTCGCCGACGATCTGATGACGTTCGTCAACACTACGTTGGGTGAAGCGCGACGCACACCGTTCGCGGTCCCGGTCACAATCGCGGTTTTTTCGCTTATGTCCTACGTCGGCGCGCCGCAAATCCTACTGATCGGCGCCTGCGTGATTGCGTTCGGACCGGTGCAGGGGTTTTGGCTGTCTTGGATAGCGACCATTGTCTCCGGCGCCCTCAACTATGCGGCCGGACGTCTGACGAGGGCCGCGGCGCAAAAGCACTCAGGGCCAAACGGGCGCCTTACGAGCTTCATAGGCAGGAACGGCTTTCTAGCGAGCCTTGTCGTTCGCCTCGTGCCCTCTGCACCATTCGTTGTCGTCAACATGGCGTTCGGGGCAGCACGCGTCGGCTTCGCGGCCTTCCTTGGCGGACTAGCTATTGGTGTCTTGCCCAAGACAGCGTTGATCGCCTTTGCTGGCGAAAGTGTCATCAATGCACTCAAGGGTGATCTCGCCTCCGCAGCGTTCATGGCTGTTGCGGCTATCGTGGGTTGGCTCATTGTGATGGCGCTCGTGCGCCGCTTCATCCGCCAGCGCCAAGACGCTGCTTAG
- a CDS encoding alpha/beta hydrolase family protein, with amino-acid sequence MMKIILRVLIWVLALLGAGVGVLTVSLLASAIRPARNIGIDQVQVSDAGGGSIGVLIYYPTQSKPQLTWMGLLFADVAPRAPLATGQHALVVISHGTAGAATSHIDTAIALAERGFVVAAPIHNRDNFQDQSGIGAASWIADRAREIRRVNDFMLTQWRFRAQIDANRIGLFGFSAGATTALINVGAQPDFALVTSDCRQHSQFVCRLLRPDVTLQSGAEQGYDSRIKAVVLAAPGLGMGFTRTSLARVNIPVAIWAGDRDVNAPLAGNAAAIAANWPTLVSVHVAQGAGHFSFLAPCGPLGLLLPPMLCSDPANFDRRAFHQTFNSEVAAFFEARLGRDPPLDERP; translated from the coding sequence ATGATGAAAATTATTCTGAGAGTCCTGATCTGGGTGCTGGCGCTGCTTGGCGCAGGCGTTGGCGTGCTGACTGTTAGTTTGTTGGCGAGCGCGATCCGTCCCGCCCGCAACATCGGCATTGATCAGGTGCAAGTCAGCGACGCGGGCGGCGGCTCAATTGGCGTGCTTATTTATTATCCGACGCAGAGCAAACCGCAGCTGACCTGGATGGGTTTGTTGTTTGCAGATGTGGCGCCGCGAGCACCGCTCGCAACCGGCCAACACGCGCTTGTTGTGATATCGCATGGGACGGCAGGCGCCGCGACGAGCCACATCGATACGGCCATCGCGCTGGCGGAGCGCGGTTTTGTCGTCGCAGCGCCGATCCACAATCGCGACAATTTTCAAGATCAGTCCGGTATCGGTGCTGCGTCCTGGATTGCAGATCGCGCGCGCGAGATCCGCCGTGTCAATGATTTCATGCTGACGCAATGGCGATTTCGCGCTCAGATCGACGCCAACCGCATCGGCTTGTTTGGCTTTTCCGCGGGTGCGACGACGGCGCTTATCAATGTTGGCGCGCAACCGGACTTTGCGCTGGTCACGTCAGATTGTCGCCAGCATTCACAATTCGTGTGCCGACTCTTGAGGCCCGATGTGACGCTTCAAAGCGGGGCGGAGCAGGGTTACGACTCACGTATAAAGGCGGTCGTACTCGCGGCGCCTGGGCTGGGCATGGGCTTCACCAGGACGAGTTTGGCGCGTGTCAACATCCCGGTTGCGATTTGGGCGGGCGATCGCGATGTGAATGCGCCGCTCGCCGGTAACGCCGCCGCTATAGCCGCCAATTGGCCGACGCTGGTGTCCGTGCATGTGGCGCAAGGCGCTGGGCACTTTTCCTTTCTCGCGCCATGCGGGCCGCTTGGGCTTTTGCTGCCGCCGATGCTGTGTTCGGATCCGGCCAATTTCGATCGGCGCGCCTTTCATCAAACGTTCAACAGCGAGGTCGCCGCTTTTTTTGAGGCGCGTCTGGGGCGTGACCCGCCGTTAGATGAAAGACCATAA